A window of Trueperaceae bacterium genomic DNA:
GCGGACGCGGACCCGTACGTCGCGCACGGCTACGACCCGGGCGCCTGGTCGGTCGACTACCCGGGCATGGACCCCGCCCTCGCCGTCGCGTCGTTCTCCGGCCTGCGGGCGTGGAACCTGGCGTGGTTCGCGCGGCTCGACCTGCAGGGCTGGCTGGCGGCGTACGCGTCCCCCGCGGGGGACGAGACCACCACCGTCGACGCGTTCGTGCGCCGCGTCGCGGGGCACGACCTGCACCACCTCGAGCACCTCGGCGCGATCCTCGACGGCTGACGGCCGCGTGCGCCGCACGCCCGGCCGCGCCGCGCGGCGCGGGCCCGCGCCCGTGGTAGATTCCCCGGCATGAGCACCGAACGCACCTTCGCCATGATCAAACCCGACGGCGTCCGCCGTCGCCTCGTCGGCGAGCTGATCGCCCGCATCGAAGCCAAGGGCTACGACGTCGTCGCCCTCAAGCGCATGGAGATCCCGCGCGAGACCGCGGAGACGCACTACGGCGAGCACCGCGACAAGCCGTTCTTCGCCGGACTCGTCGACTTCATCACCAGCGGCCCGGTCGTCGCCATGGTCCTCGAGGGCGAGAACGCCATCGCCGGCTGGCGCGGCATGATGGGCGCCACGAACCCCGCCGACGCCGCCCCGGGCACCATCCGCGGCGACTTCGCGACGACGATCGACGAGAACGTCGCGCACGGCTCCGACGCGCCCGCCACCGCGCAGCGCGAGATCGCGCTGTTCTTCCCCGAGCTCGGCTGACGCCGACACCCCCTCCGGAGGTCCCCATGCCGTCCCCCAGCCGCCGCATCGACGCCGTTCGCGCCTCCTCCACCGTCGCGTTCAACACGAAGGCGGGGGAGATGAAGCGCCAAGGGGTGGACGTCATCGCCATGACGGCCGGCGAGCCGGACGCCCAACCGCCCGCGCACGTCCTCGACGCCGCGCGCGACGCGATTCGTCTGGGCCTCACGAAGTACACCCCGGCGGAGGGGT
This region includes:
- a CDS encoding DinB family protein translates to MHPYVRRLGDRDPLEVLRATPTHLQAILDDPRFDLERPWRPGGWDGRALLAHLADQEIVTAYRVRRTVAAHRADADPYVAHGYDPGAWSVDYPGMDPALAVASFSGLRAWNLAWFARLDLQGWLAAYASPAGDETTTVDAFVRRVAGHDLHHLEHLGAILDG
- the ndk gene encoding nucleoside-diphosphate kinase gives rise to the protein MSTERTFAMIKPDGVRRRLVGELIARIEAKGYDVVALKRMEIPRETAETHYGEHRDKPFFAGLVDFITSGPVVAMVLEGENAIAGWRGMMGATNPADAAPGTIRGDFATTIDENVAHGSDAPATAQREIALFFPELG